Proteins from a genomic interval of Arachis hypogaea cultivar Tifrunner chromosome 10, arahy.Tifrunner.gnm2.J5K5, whole genome shotgun sequence:
- the LOC112715469 gene encoding uncharacterized protein, whose translation MSPALSYFFSSLDLAEREREREMKRRWLSSYGVAAAVVVVVLLAALSIGTSAEQLSTRECENLGFSGLALCSDCKTFSEYVKDKELVSDCYKCCTEDSNDATAKVAYSGAILEVCMRKLVFYPEVVGFIEEEKDKFPTVKVQYVFNSPPKLIMLDHAGDQKETIRIDNWKRDHILQFMREKVKPVAAN comes from the exons ATGAGTCCAGCCCTCTCATATTTCTTCAGCTCGTTGGATctcgcagagagagagagagagagagagatgaagagGAGATGGCTGAGTAGCTACGGCGTTGCGGCGGCGGTGGTGGTTGTGGTCTTGTTGGCCGCCTTGAGTATAGGTACATCAGCGGAGCAACTGAGCACAAGAGAATGCGAGAATCTTGGATTCTCCGGTCTCGCTCTGTGCTCCGATTGCAAGACTTTCTCCGAGTACGTCAAAGACAAAG AGCTGGTATCGGATTGTTACAAGTGTTGCACGGAAGATTCCAATGATGCCACTGCCAAG gttgCATACTCTGGAGCCATTTTGGAAGTTTGCATGAGGAAGCTTGTTTTCTATCCTGAAGTTGTTGGCTTCATTGAAGAGGAGAAGGATAAATTTCCAACCGTCAAAGTTCAATATGTTTTTAATTCCCCACCAAAGCTAATCATGCTGGATCATGCAGGTGATCAGAAAGAAACAATCAG AATCGATAATTGGAAACGCGATCATATACTGCAGTTCATGCGAGAGAAGGTGAAGCCTGTGGCGGCTAATTGA